One genomic segment of Odocoileus virginianus isolate 20LAN1187 ecotype Illinois chromosome 33, Ovbor_1.2, whole genome shotgun sequence includes these proteins:
- the ZNF768 gene encoding zinc finger protein 768, with amino-acid sequence MEREASPWGLEPRDMQSPDEMGSPEGSLKGNLSENEEEEISQQEGTGDYEVEEISFGLEPQSPGFGPQSPEFEPQSPRFEPESPGFESRSPGFVPPSPEFAPRSPESDSQSPDFEPQSPRYEPQSPGYEPKSPGYEPRSPGYEPKSPGYEPRSPGYESQSPRYESQSPGYEPQNPEFKTQSPEFEAESSKFQEGAEMLLNPEEKNPLSIPLGVHPLDAFTQGFGEQPAGGMPLGPPFEMPTGALLAPPQFEMLQNPLGLTGTLRGPGRRGGRARGGQGPRPNICGICGKSFGRGSTLIQHQRIHTGEKPYKCEVCSKAFSQSSDLIKHQRTHTGERPYKCPRCGKAFADSSYLLRHQRTHSGQKPYKCPHCGKAFGDSSYLLRHQRTHSHERPYSCPECGKCYSQNSSLRSHQRVHTGQRPFSCGICGKSFSQRSALIPHARSHAREKPFKCPECGKRFGQSSVLAIHARTHLPGRTYSCPDCGKTFNRSSTLIQHQRSHTGERPYRCAVCGKGFCRSSTLLQHHRVHSGERPYKCDDCGKAFSQSSDLIRHQRTHAAGRR; translated from the exons ATGGAACGGGAGGCGTCGCCGTGGGGCCTCGAGCCCCGAGATATGCAAAGTCCTGATGAAATGGGGAGCCCTGAAGGGTCCCTcaaag GCAACTTGAGTGAGAATGAGGAAGAGGAAATTTCTCAGCAAGAAGGCACTGGGGACTATGAGGTCGAAGAGATATCTTTTGGGCTTGAACCCCAGAGCCCTGGTTTTGGGCCACAAAGCCCAGAGTTTGAACCCCAAAGCCCCAGGTTTGAGCCTGAAAGCCCAGGTTTTGAGTCGCGAAGCCCTGGGTTTGTGCCCCCAAGCCCTGAATTTGCACCCAGGAGCCCTGAATCAGATTCTCAGAGCCCCGATTTTGAACCTCAGAGCCCTAGGTATGAGCCCCAAAGCCCTGGGTATGAACCCAAGAGCCCTGGATATGAACCCCGGAGCCCTGGGTATGAACCCAAGAGTCCTGGGTATGAACCCCGGAGCCCCGGATATGAATCTCAAAGTCCCAGGTATGAATCCCAGAGCCCAGGGTATGAACCCCAGAATCCGGAGTTCAAAACCCAAAGCCCTGAATTTGAAGCTGAAAGTTCCAAATTCCAGGAAGGTGCAGAAATGCTTCTGAATCCTGAAGAAAAGAATCCCTTGAGCATCCCCTTGGGAGTCCACCCCTTGGACGCCTTCACCCAGGGGTTTGGGGAACAGCCTGCAGGGGGCATGCCCCTGGGGCCCCCATTTGAGATGCCCACAGGGGCCCTGCTGGCTCCACCCCAGTTTGAGATGCTCCAGAATCCCCTGGGCCTGACGGGGACCCTTCGTGGTCCAGGCCGCCGGGGTGGTCGGGccaggggtgggcagggcccaAGGCCCAACATCTGTGGCATCTGTGGGAAGAGCTTTGGGCGGGGCTCCACCCTGATCCAGCACCAGCGCATCCACACAGGTGAAAAACCCTATAAATGTGAGGTCTGTAGCAAGGCCTTCTCCCAGAGCTCTGACCTCATCAAACACCAGCGCACCCACACGGGCGAGCGGCCCTACAAGTGTCCCCGTTGCGGCAAGGCCTTCGCTGACAGCTCTTACCTGCTTCGCCACCAGCGCACGCACTCTGGTCAGAAGCCCTACAAGTGCCCGCACTGCGGCAAGGCCTTCGGCGACAGCTCCTACCTCTTGCGGCACCAGCGCACTCACAGCCACGAGCGGCCCTACAGCTGCCCCGAGTGTGGCAAGTGCTACAGCCAGAACTCCTCCCTGCGTAGTCACCAGAGGGTGCACACTGGGCAGAGGCCCTTCAGCTGTGGCATCTGTGGCAAGAGCTTCTCCCAGCGCTCGGCACTTATCCCCCATGCCCGCAGCCATGCCCGCGAGAAGCCCTTTAAGTGCCCCGAGTGCGGCAAGCGCTTTGGCCAGAGCTCGGTGCTCGCCATCCACGCCCGCACCCACCTGCCAGGCCGCACCTACAGCTGTCCCGACTGCGGCAAGACCTTCAATCGCTCCTCCACGCTGATTCAGCACCAGCGCTCGCACACGGGTGAGAGGCCCTACAGGTGTGCCGTGTGTGGCAAGGGCTTCTGCCGCTCCTCCACGCTGCTGCAGCATCACCGGGTCCACAGTGGGGAGCGGCCCTACAAGTGCGATGACTGTGGGAAAGCCTTCTCTCAGAGCTCCGACCTCATCCGCCACCAGCGGACCCATGCGGCCGGCCGGCGCTGA